The Acidobacteriaceae bacterium nucleotide sequence CCAACGTCTTACATACGAAAGTGAAAGACCTCCGCATCGGGATGCAGGCGTTGGACCCCGACGCTTCCACCTTTCTCCAGCAATACTTGACGCTGACCCGTTGCGATCTGTTCTTCGCTGACAAGGCAGTTCTGGTTGAGGGGCTAAGCGAACGGCTGATGTTTCCGAGCTTTGTAAAGCAGCTAGAAATGCTACAACCAGCGCTACCCAAATTGTCTACGCAGTATTTGACCGTACTTGAAGTGGGCGGAGCCTACGCGCATCTCTTCTTCGATCTCCTAGAGTTTCTCGAACTGCCTTCGCTCGTATTGACAGACCTCGACAGCGTGGGGCCGCCACACAATAACGCGTGCGCAGTCCACGTAGGAACAGCGACAAGCAATGGCTGCATTAAGAGTTGGTTCGAAGACGATCATGCTCTCGCGACTTTAATCGCAAAAACTAACGATGAGAAAGTGAGCGGTGGTCGTCGCATCGCATATCAAGTTTCCGAAGTAGCAGGAGGACCTTGCGGTCGAACATTCGAAGATGCTTTCATTCTCGCGAATGCAACTCTCTTTGGTCTTACTGGCGCAAATAATGCAGAGCTGGAGATAAACGCTCGCGAGATTGCTTCTGGTGAGAAGAAGTCAACGTTTGCGCTCAAGTATGCGATTCAAGAGAAGGGTTGGTCTGTCCCTCGGTATGTCCGGGAAGGGTTGGCATGGCTCGCTGAGAGGCAAGCCTACTTAGACCCTGACCCCCAGCTTCAAATGCTGGCAGAGGCGACAGTGGCAGTTCCGGAAGCGGTCACGCTTGCAGCCGTTCAAGGGGAAGCTGATGCCGAAAACTAAGCCGACCAATCCGGCGATCCAAGCCAGTGAGCAAGCCCTCGGGAAGCTGCGTGAGTGCCTTTCCGATAAGAAATCCTTTGTTCTGGAAGCCGGAGCGGGTGCCGGGAAGACATATTCACTTGTACATGTACTGCGTGATCTCATTGATCAGCACAAATTCGACTATCCGAGAGCGAACAGCAAGATTGCTTGCATTACGTTCACGAATGTTGCTAAGGACGAAATCCTCTCTCGAACCGATCGAAGCCCTCTGATTCAATGCGACACGGTACATGGGTTCTGCTGGGCCCTAATCGCTCCCTTTCAAAAGCAGCTAAGAGAACTTGTGCCTACTTTGCCAGAGTGGATAAAGAAACTGGCCGAGGAGCAGAAAGTCGTTCCAGAAATCGTGGAATACAGTTTCGGGCATAGACGGGTAGGAGACAAGACCCTTTCTCTTGGACATGATGACATCATCCCTTTGACCGTTGAATTGTTGAAGAGTGTCAAATTCAGAACCTTGTTCGCGTCACGCTACCCGATTGTCCTGGTTGATGAATACCAAGACACCGATGCCTCTTGGATCGAAGCGATCAAGACACACTTCTTGGGGTTACCGAATTCACCATTGTTTGGCTTCTTCGGGGACCACTGGCAAAAGATCTACGAGGGCGGCTGTGGGGAAATTGTTCATCCCTCGCTGACTGTCATTGGCAAGCAGGCAAACTTTCGGTCTGTGCAGGACATTGTTGATTGCCTGAACCGGATGAGGCCCCAGCTCACACAGTTTTCCGAAGACCCGACCTCCAAGGGGGAGGTCTCGGTATTTCATACAAACGGCTGGACTGCGACAAGAAGAAAAGGCGCTCACTGGGCCGGTGATCTACCAGAAGAGATGGCGGGACAAGCTTTCGACTCGGTGAAACAATCCCTGTTGGATGGTGGTTGGGATTTCTCAGCGCAGCGCACGAAGATTCTCATGTTGACGCACCGTGCGTTGGCAAAGGAGCAGGGATATAGCAGTCTTCCTGGGATTTTCAGCTTCAACACTTCCTTTACGAAGAAAGAGAATAAGCTGATCGCATTTCTCGTGGACAGTTTAGAGCCTGCGGTTGAATGCTTCGTCGATAAGCGATATGGCGCAATGTTTGCCGCATTGGGCAGCAAGATTCCTCCAATCAAATCCAAGGCCGATAAGAAGCGTTGGTCGGACTCAATGAACAAGCTTCTCGAACTCAGAGCCACGGGAACGGTCGGTGACGTCGTCTCGCATCTCCGATCCGCTAAACGTCCTTGGTTACCGGACGCCGTTGAACAGCTAGAAAACGATCTGGATCGAATCGACTCGTTTGCCGATGGCGAGGTTCCACGAGGCATAAGCGAACTCGCAGAATTTCATAAAGTGCCCTATCGGGAAATCGTCGCTCTTCGTTCTTACCACTCTGGGTTTTCGCCGTTTGAAGTGAACCACGGTGTCAAAGGCGCAGAATTTGAGAATGTGCTGCTTGTTGTCGGTCGAGGCTGGAGTGACTACAACTTCGCAGAGATGCTGGAATGGGCAGCGAATCCAGCCGCTGTCCCCGCCGCGAAACTGACAAAGTACGAGCAGAATCGGAACCTCTTCTATGTGGCATGTTCTCGACCGAAAAAGCGGCTCGCCATCCTTTTCACCCAACTGATGTCTCCGGCTGCTTTGGCAACCGCCACATACTGGTTCGGTGCAAACTCGATGAGTGCGCTTCACCAGCCGTAATGCAGTTGTTCCGTGAGCGATTTGGCTCTTTGGTCACAAGGACAGACCGGAGCCGGAGCTTTGGTCGAAACCCTTTAGTTCGGCCCGTTCGATTGCGGGATTTCCGGCTAGGCTTAGGCCAAGCGGAGCCAAGGCTTCTTCTGCGAGGAGAGGACGCGCTCCTCGGTCAAAGAACTGTCCCGCATTATCAATGTGTAGCCACCCCTTCGGCTCTGCGGTCTGTTGGTAGCTCTGGATGTCACCATGCTCCCGCCGCCATACTAGCGTATCCGTTTGGGCCGCGCCGATCGCAGCGATTGCTGGCTCCCAATGGAGCGTCTGCGTGGATGTAGGCTGCAGACTTTCCAAGACTTTTCCAATGGGTTGTTCTGGCTCAGATGTGACAAGTTCGGTCACTCGATTTGCGTATCTCTCAGCGAGAGAAAGTGTTGAAGGCTCGGCTTCAGTTCGCCGGACATGGTCTCCAATCAGATTGCTGGTAGCTTCGGTTCGCGATATGCCTTGCTCTAGCTGTCGTTCCGCAAAACGAAGGTCTTCCCGAATGACCTCCGGGGACAAGGTCGAAGCGTACACTTCAACCGGCATCTTCTGTCCTTCCTGGTTCACTTCCTTTATATGGGCGTGTTCGTTTTGAAAGTTCATCGTCTTTTCCTTCGGTAAATTGAGTTCAATGGCTGCCGTCTTACTCACATCTCTGCCGAGATCCTTTGCCAGACGTGTGCTGTCGTCGGTGTAAAGCCGCACATCGAAGGCCGCTCGCGAGACGGCAACATAGGCAAATCGCTGGTTGACTAGATCGCGGTGGGCGGACACGTCCACATTGATGAGAACTCGGTCGGCGGTGAGCCCTTGAGAACTATGGGATGTGACGGCATAGCCATGATCGAAGTGCCTCATCTGCTCAGGCCGAAAGCTGACCGTTCTTTGCTTTTCGCCATCAAGACGGACGCGCATTTCCATCGGCGTCGCTTTCTCCACCGTTCCTAGCTGGCGGTTCGAGATGCCTAGCTCGCGATCGTTCGTTGTGAATTGAAGTCGGTCACCATTTGCAAATCTGCGCGGCGTTTCGCGATACGCAGTGATCCCGCGAAGGCGCTTTGGGTCGTAGCTGACCTGTTGACCGTCCTGCCGTTCCACGGTCAGCCGGTTTGCTTGCTCATCGATCGCGCGGACCGTCGCGTAGCCCAGCGGAGCTATCCCTAATTCCTTGCTACCACGGGTGTATTGCAAGACATCACCAGCCTGATATTGGGCGGCCCATTTTCGATCTTCGCTATTGAGTTCGGAACGCGCTGCCAACACCTTGAATTCTGTCTCTGCTCCGTGCAGACCACCGCGCTCCCTCAGCTCAGAACGAATCGCTTGGTTCAGCTCAACGCGACTCGCGTTATCAGGTGAGATGACGATAGTCCCGACAGGTTGAGCCGCGTACTCTCGGGCAATCTCTGCGACACGTTTTGGGCGGTCCGGCGTTTCGTACACTCGCCCCTGCTCTTTGAGTAACCGAACACCATCAGCCGTTTGTCCCTGCGAAAGATGCTCCACAGCGCGATGAAGTCCGGCGTCTTTCTGCCGGATGATCTCGTCTAGTTTCGATGTTTTGAGCCCTGCGTCTTGTAGCTGCTCAAATGGTTTCCCAGCGTCAACGCCCTGGTGCTGACGAACGTCTCCAATCAAAAGAACGCGATCACTCGGCCCGATCTTTTCGAAAAAGCTCTGAATCTGCTTCGTGCTCGTAAGACTCGACTCGTCAACCATGAAGAGACGCTTCGCTTCGGGATCAGAGACTCCCTGCGCTGAACCTCCGCGAGTGAGGAATTTCTGTAGAGTCTCAGCATTGACTCCTGCCTCCCGAA carries:
- a CDS encoding UvrD-helicase domain-containing protein, encoding MQPFKGKLMPKTKPTNPAIQASEQALGKLRECLSDKKSFVLEAGAGAGKTYSLVHVLRDLIDQHKFDYPRANSKIACITFTNVAKDEILSRTDRSPLIQCDTVHGFCWALIAPFQKQLRELVPTLPEWIKKLAEEQKVVPEIVEYSFGHRRVGDKTLSLGHDDIIPLTVELLKSVKFRTLFASRYPIVLVDEYQDTDASWIEAIKTHFLGLPNSPLFGFFGDHWQKIYEGGCGEIVHPSLTVIGKQANFRSVQDIVDCLNRMRPQLTQFSEDPTSKGEVSVFHTNGWTATRRKGAHWAGDLPEEMAGQAFDSVKQSLLDGGWDFSAQRTKILMLTHRALAKEQGYSSLPGIFSFNTSFTKKENKLIAFLVDSLEPAVECFVDKRYGAMFAALGSKIPPIKSKADKKRWSDSMNKLLELRATGTVGDVVSHLRSAKRPWLPDAVEQLENDLDRIDSFADGEVPRGISELAEFHKVPYREIVALRSYHSGFSPFEVNHGVKGAEFENVLLVVGRGWSDYNFAEMLEWAANPAAVPAAKLTKYEQNRNLFYVACSRPKKRLAILFTQLMSPAALATATYWFGANSMSALHQP
- the mobF gene encoding MobF family relaxase, with translation MLTISKPLSAGQAQTYHAKEFTAAEQNYWKQGNEIVGEWQGRMAGAFGLTEGVAAEDFALLSNGQHPRTWAQLVQHRQAQEYKNAQGETVKPVEHRAGWDATFSAPKSVSLTALVGGDDRVRDAHRAAVTVALSELERYTQARIGGNHPPESTGRFVAAKFEHDTARPVNGYAAPQLHTHAVVFNMTERQDGSYRALQPQSLFASQQFATAVYQSELMYRLKNLGYEIQPGRSGAPEIKGYSPEYLAASSPRRQQIEEALARSGFSSPEAAQIAAHTTRDRKQIMTPEKVLAAHRQIADEFGNQADRVVKEARERAEERQHTQQKESDPQQKARESVSFSKARNFERDAVIDERAIMRDALRRGMGEVTFSEVAANFHKREAAGEFLKVEVPGQHSATRFTTRDMLHAERSNIDFILSGKNTAPPIMEPHDAAKYVASVDLLNQAQRRTAEEVLTTSDRVHGLQGYAGSGKTTTLKAIREGAERGGYAVEGFAPTNRAANQLREAGVNAETLQKFLTRGGSAQGVSDPEAKRLFMVDESSLTSTKQIQSFFEKIGPSDRVLLIGDVRQHQGVDAGKPFEQLQDAGLKTSKLDEIIRQKDAGLHRAVEHLSQGQTADGVRLLKEQGRVYETPDRPKRVAEIAREYAAQPVGTIVISPDNASRVELNQAIRSELRERGGLHGAETEFKVLAARSELNSEDRKWAAQYQAGDVLQYTRGSKELGIAPLGYATVRAIDEQANRLTVERQDGQQVSYDPKRLRGITAYRETPRRFANGDRLQFTTNDRELGISNRQLGTVEKATPMEMRVRLDGEKQRTVSFRPEQMRHFDHGYAVTSHSSQGLTADRVLINVDVSAHRDLVNQRFAYVAVSRAAFDVRLYTDDSTRLAKDLGRDVSKTAAIELNLPKEKTMNFQNEHAHIKEVNQEGQKMPVEVYASTLSPEVIREDLRFAERQLEQGISRTEATSNLIGDHVRRTEAEPSTLSLAERYANRVTELVTSEPEQPIGKVLESLQPTSTQTLHWEPAIAAIGAAQTDTLVWRREHGDIQSYQQTAEPKGWLHIDNAGQFFDRGARPLLAEEALAPLGLSLAGNPAIERAELKGFDQSSGSGLSL